The proteins below are encoded in one region of Colletotrichum lupini chromosome 5, complete sequence:
- a CDS encoding F-box domain-containing protein — MATSVNDLPNEILSQIFSHLDRPAPSDSKLHDQPSSFMLQNLFFDRDLKTTSLVCKRWRGAVLPLLFRHVVWTFDRFELPLMEETGNPASAIEFLSFLRANNLTNYVETLSMFVEDAMGSVSDGSATLMETGFANKASYSEDYNWLWTTIFEHIDPTRLTMIASPRVLAQMLSRMLFLGDAWNFSMPRHVLSLSRKDKRTKETQLEAPVTASSTSQASSSELTHQKRVPCGLFTIRPWQALLLNEGSSTRVYKTYEFYLKRPPSILGALLGAEEFPNDESMIPSSIRDLSYVGIFPLSSHFNTLVQNVPRLDRLFVQLVPRNDILSDHEEMRNVDLADLWMERNTAYSMLFRELFNPSPDSPWLELSVFESGDAADKEAWDMAVQFVQFSGVQGWRVAGEGVFAREGDEDDVGAILGMSQSVAPAGSSRSQTLSG; from the coding sequence ATGGCCACCTCCGTCAATGATCTCCCAAACGAGATCCTAAGCCAGATATTCTCCCACCTGGACCGACCTGCGCCATCAGACTCGAAACTCCATGATCAACCAAGCTCTTTCATGCTgcagaacctcttttttgaCCGCGATCTCAAGACTACTTCTCTCGTTTGCAAGCGATGGCGAGGTGCCGTGCTCCCTCTGCTGTTCCGCCATGTGGTCTGGACATTCGACCGATTCGAGTTACCGCTCATGGAAGAGACGGGAAACCCTGCGTCCGCGATCGAGTTTTTGTCATTCCTCCGGGCGAACAATTTGACCAACTATGTCGAAACACTTTCAATGTTTGTCGAAGATGCCATGGGCAGCGTATCGGACGGCAGTGCCACTCTTATGGAGACAGGCTTTGCGAACAAGGCCTCGTACAGCGAAGACTACAACTGGCTCTGGACGACAATCTTTGAACATATTGATCCCACCCGGCTTACAATGATTGCGTCGCCACGGGTGTTGGCCCAGATGCTATCGCGTATGCTCTTCCTTGGGGATGCGTGGAACTTTTCCATGCCTCGGCATGTTCTTTCGCTATCACGCAAAGACAAAAGGACAAAAGAGACGCAACTCGAGGCACCGGTGACAGCATCATCAACAAGTCAGGCATCTAGTTCTGAACTCACACATCAGAAGCGTGTTCCATGTGGCCTCTTCACCATCCGCCCATGGCAGGCTCTCTTACTGAACGAAGGATCCTCGACGCGAGTCTACAAGACATACGAATTCTACCTCAAACGCCCACCTTCCATCCTCGGCGCTCTTCTGGGCGCAGAAGAGTTCCCCAATGACGAATCCATGATCCCCTCCTCGATCCGCGACCTCTCCTACGTCGGCATCTTCCCCCTATCGAGCCACTTCAACACCCTCGTCCAAAACGTCCCGCGCCTCGACCGCCTCTTCGTCCAGCTCGTCCCCCGAAACGACATCCTCTCCGACCACGAAGAAATGCGCAACGTCGACCTCGCCGATCTCTGGATGGAGCGCAACACGGCCTACTCGATGCTGTTCCGCGAGCTCTTCAACCCGAGCCCGGACAGCCCCTGGCTCGAGCTGAGCGTCTTTGAGAGCGGCGACGCGGCGGACAAGGAGGCGTGGGATATGGCGGTGCAGTTTGTGCAGTTTAGCGGCGTGCAGGGGTGGCGGGTCGCGGGCGAGGGCGTCTTTGCGAGGGAAGGGGACGAGGACGACGTCGGTGCGATCCTCGGCATGTCTCAGTCAGTGGCGCCAGCGGGATCGTCAAGATCACAAACATTGTCTGGGTGA
- a CDS encoding PRELI-like family protein — MVLSHTTNHTYSHPFPTVTLAYFLRYSSPKLNPFSTHVLSTDTIDSRLDPVTGRLHTTRIHLKKSRMPAPVFKLLPTSITGGGSSEKVSYVLENSVIDMREGWMRTESKNLSFMNVLSVVEKQDFRLPTDAADANTDVTTTYVYKSRLGERLCGGKKDQMQSAVEQPEQKEGRWMPGWMSGLGARGVQRSIESIASSKTQDQMGKSREGMRVVLERLRKNGVVGVLEMMRRERQLA, encoded by the coding sequence ATGGTCCTCTCTCACACTACGAACCACACCTACTCCCACCCCTTCCCGACCGTGACACTCGCCTACTTCCTCCGCTACTCTTCGCCCAAACTCAACCCGTTCTCCACCCATGTCCTCAGCACCGACACCATCGACAGTCGCCTCGACCCGGTGACGGGCCGGCTGCACACCACCCGCATCCACCTCAAGAAGTCTCGCATGCCTGCGCCCGTCTTCAAGCTTCTCCCTACATCCATCACCGGCGGCGGCTCCAGCGAGAAAGTGAGCTATGTTCTTGAGAACTCAGTCATTGACATGCGCGAGGGTTGGATGCGTACCGAGAGCAAGAATCTCAGCTTCATGAATGTGCTCTCCGTTGTGGAGAAGCAGGACTTCCGCCTTCCCACCGATGCAGCTGACGCGAACACCGACGTCACAACCACATATGTCTACAAGTCGCGTCTCGGCGAAAGGCTTTGCGGCGGCAAGAAGGACCAGATGCAATCTGCCGTCGAGCAGCCGGAGCAGAAGGAGGGTCGCTGGATGCCGGGCTGGATGAGCGGACTCGGCGCGCGCGGCGTTCAACGCAGTATTGAGAGCATCGCTTCGAGCAAGACACAGGATCAGATGGGCAAGAGCCGTGAGGGCATGCGCGTCGTCCTGGAGAGACTTAGGAAGAATGGCGTCGTGGGCGTGCTGGAGATGATGAGACGGGAACGCCAGTTGGCCTGA